Below is a window of Panthera leo isolate Ple1 chromosome B4, P.leo_Ple1_pat1.1, whole genome shotgun sequence DNA.
TCCCTGTCTGCCCTAGTACATACTTCAAATAATGGGTTGTGGGAATGTAGCTAATTCATATTGAGAGATCAATAGGAAAGTGGTTGAGATGCTTCCATGAGCTTGATTATCCTGCAATATTTCGCAGTGGTGGTAACTGAGAGAGTCTCATGATTCCACAGGAGTTTGTTTTCCTCCCCTTGACATTTCCAGGTCCAGAAAAAGCCATATCCTTAATGGGTGACAGATGTTCTTGGGGCCATGCTTCAGGTCTTTGCACCTGCAGCTTTCTGTGGGGCCCCAGTGAGTGGGAAGAGGCACTTGTCTTCTGCTAGAAGTTATCCAATATTTCCCTGGCAGTGGGTGTCAGCCAAGCAAAGTGAACCCCGATTGCCTAACACCACCTCTTGTGACCCTGCAGTTCCTTCTGCCatacccctccctcctccacactcCACTAACCACCTGGACTTCCCCAGCTCAGACACTGTCTGCTGGCCTGGGAAGGTACCGGCTCAGGATGAAATCTGTCACAGGAGTGGGCAATTTAGCCAATGGCACGTAGAGGAGTTTGGCATCCAGGCCAGGGTTGTAGCGGATACGGGGGCTCCGGGAAACAATGGCGTGCTCCATGCTGTCGGTGACTTCTCTGATCCTTGGCTCTGCCAACTGCATCATGTTTTTTAACTTCTCAGTATCTGAGGGTACAAGAGGGGGCAGAAATCAAAGGCTCTGTTGCTCTTCACAAAAGATGGTTTCTTCTGAATTCTATCCAAGCTTCCTTTCCATCAGATCCAACATTTCAGGCAGATCTACCACACCCTCCAGGTTGTCCCTTACATGAACACCCTGTAAATGATCCTATTTCTCTTCCTGAATTCAAAAACTGTGTGTTGAATTCCTACTAGCAATCAGACGAACTGtgcccagttctgccacttactggttGTGTGACTTGGAGCTGAAACTtccatcatctataaaatgggaataataatacctgctCTAAAGAATAATAAAGATGAATAATAGCAGGGTAGACAGTGAAGcaggacagaaaagaaagcaagtgtATATAAGTGCATgagaaaaattggaagaaaataagtaaaattactcCCTGGCTTGTGGGATTCCTAGTCACTGGAggctttttttgctttgttttgttttctttttttttttttttttctcctacacaGGTCTCAGAGTTACCGTATTTTCTACAAAGTcatgcaagaaagaaaatgttattaaaaaatagtaacgcTGGGATGACTGGCTGGCACAGCTGGTGGAACACacgacttttgatcttggggttgtaagttcaaactCCACATTAGGTGtggagagtacttaaaaaaaattgtaacactGCCCTTGCCTTGGTCATTAGGCCATTATGGGGCTCAAATGATCTAAGGCACAGGCAGATACATTGTAAGTCTCTAACAACTGTGAGGGGCTGTTCTGTTAGCATTGCGTACATGGGTATGAAGATGGGTGTGAGGCATCTGAGTGGTCCAAGTCTGCCAAGGCTCACAACACAAATAGACAAACCTCATGGTACACTTACCGGCCCTGATGTACAACTTTGCCCCAGgactctggggtgggggcgggtcaCTGGGACTCATACTTCAATGAGAGCCCCAAGAACTCCAGAAGGAAATGGTGCCTGAGAGTCAGGCATCCCAATAAGGgattaaaacttgaaaacaaaaggagaaatagcTGGTCCAGATTTGGGGATGGtctagggagacagagaattcaccTCTCCATGCAAGAACTTGGTGAGCAGTTGATGAGGGTGGGACAGTGTGGTTTAAGTACCCTCACCTCCAACTCCAATGAACCCCCTTTGTGTTTCCTAGAGAGAAAACTACTATAGTGAAGCAGCCGTGCTCTTAATTAACTTCTCTGTACTCATGTCAGTACATTTTCACCTGTGCACCTGCCTAATAATATGTCAGGAGGCAGGTGCCAGGAGTAGGGAACGTCCCTGGGCAGCATCTCCCCTACCACCACTCTCCCTGCAAAGGCTATTGTTCTGAGCAGTTGTGCCCTTGGCTTCTATTCTCAAATCCCAGCCTGCcactagttgtgtgactttgggtccttaacccctctgagcctccatcccattatctgtgaaatgaaaacgAGTCAGTGATCCCCAAGATCTCGCTGTTCCTCTCAGAGACTCGTCTCCCTCCCAGAGAACTCACAGATGTGGAAGTAGTCCTCCCCGTAGCTGTCCCGGGTCTCCTGAGGCAACCGCTCCCACAGCTTTCGCATGCGGGACACCATGCCTTCCTTGCCCAGGATGGATGTTCGATAGTTCCCCGGCTCAATGATGCTGACTTTCACCCCAAAGTAGTGGAGCTCACGCCTGGGAAAGAAGAGTTGGACTCAGTCTGGGGCACTACGATGACAAAGGATCATCAGGCACAGTCACTTCTGATCCCTCTACAGGGGCTTATTTCCCCAGAAACCTGGAGGTGCTTCCCTCCACCCCTGTGCCAGGCCAGGCATTGCCTTCATGCAAATCAGGGCCTCAGCCCTTGCCCAAGCAGTTTGCATTAGGCAAACCCAGCAGGAAGGAAGTCAACAGAGAAATCTAGACAAAGCCCTGCCTCCTACCAGGTTCACCCACTCAGCCTCATACTCAACACCCACGTGGCAAAGGAGTGAGGGGGTCTGGGTAAGGCCTGAATCCTCCTTTGAGAGTCTCCCATGAGCATATCTGCCTCCAGGCCTCTCTGTCTGCATCAAATACTCTCCTTTCTACCCCCATAGGCCCAAACATagttttacttactttgagaCAGCTCAAGGGAATACAGGAAGACAGCCTCCTATCACCACCCTACCTCTTCTCCTCATTCCTTCTCCTGGTCCTTGGGGAAGGCTCCCTGAAGACTAGCCCTCTTCCTGCTACTGTGttagctccctccctccagaACTCCCTTGCCCACAtgctgccctccccagctctctcttccTGAGGTGAAATCCCCAGGACTCCGACCCAGAGTGGTTTGGCACCAGGGCCCAGTCACCTGATGCTGTCAGAGAAGGCCTCGACACCAAACTTGGAGACGCAGTAGCCACCACCGATGATAGCCACACGACCACCAGAGCTGGACATGTTGATGACCCTGCCCCGGGCTTTTTTGACCATGGGCAGCATGTGGAGGGTCACTTCGATCAGTCCCACCAGGTTCACATTGATCACCTTCACAAAGTCCTCCTTCGTCAGCCATTCATTGGGCCCACTGGGCAGGCCTACACCTGCATTGTTCACCAGGGCCCAGAGGCCTGGGGGcgtgatggagggagagagaaccacaCAGAAATCATTAGCATCTCTGGAAAATCATCAGTGTCCACCACCCACCAGCCCAGGGCTTCTGAGGATGGTTGAGCAGGTGCACAAGGCACAAGAAGGCAGGGTGGTGGCATGTGATGGGGAGCTATGACAGCCCAAAGGAAGATATGCCTTTTACTAATTAGTTTTCCCCAAAGGGGCACTTTTTATGATTCACACAGACTGTCACTGTGCTAGCTGGGGCCCTGTACCAGCTACAATCCAGGCTTTAGCTAATAGCACCTAAGCTATTAGCTCTGGGAAGAGAGATATACTTTTCATACCAATGAATTAATGGTTGAAGTCTTGCCCTTATCATGCTTCCCCCTCTCTATCCACCTAAGTGTAAGAAACCGACTCCATTTCGCACATTATTAAAATGAGTTCATCCATTCAcacattcatccatttatctacTCATGTATCTATTCTCTGTCAGTTACAGAGGAAGGTGCTGGGGATGTAAAATGAACAAGATAGATCTTgtccctcaaggagctcacaaaccagagaggaaataaataatattcataaatgtgtaacacatttaaataaaacaatcatgaaaaaaaatgtaataagggctctctttcaaatatttaatttgagtTGAGTTGGTACAAATGGAGAGAAATAATGCTAAGTATTGTCATTCAACTCCGCAGGAACCCACACCTGAAGATCCTTAAGTTCCAGTTCTATTTCTACCTTcagccttggacaagtcacttcctctctctgggcctcaggtccTTTATCGACTGGCCAGGACAGTTGCTTCCAGCCTGGGTTTTGCAATCCTGAGACCCTTCCAGGCTGAACCCCAGAACCGGCTCAGGAGATGCAGGGGAGGctcaattttcatttgtcttacaTGTCAAGCTTCCAAGTGAAATTCCACTTGGAGGAGGAGGTTTGATTCTAAAAACACATTGGAAAAGTCCTTAAATGATTCCTAAGGACACCTTCCAGCTCTTTCATTCAAAGATTCCAAAAACCCCACTGCTCAGgtgccttgccttcccttcccctcccctcatccTCCCAGCCCACCTTGACTCCTGCAGCCCCAAGATACTACTCCCAGCACAACTGCA
It encodes the following:
- the SDR9C7 gene encoding short-chain dehydrogenase/reductase family 9C member 7 — encoded protein: MAAITDLSFMYRWFKNCNLVRNLSDKYVFITGCDSGFGNLLARQLVDRGMRVLAACFTEEGAQKLQQDTSYRLQTTLLDVTKTESIKAAAQWVRDQVGEQGLWALVNNAGVGLPSGPNEWLTKEDFVKVINVNLVGLIEVTLHMLPMVKKARGRVINMSSSGGRVAIIGGGYCVSKFGVEAFSDSIRRELHYFGVKVSIIEPGNYRTSILGKEGMVSRMRKLWERLPQETRDSYGEDYFHIYTEKLKNMMQLAEPRIREVTDSMEHAIVSRSPRIRYNPGLDAKLLYVPLAKLPTPVTDFILSRYLPRPADSV